From Companilactobacillus heilongjiangensis, one genomic window encodes:
- a CDS encoding amino acid ABC transporter ATP-binding protein, with the protein MISLKNIVKKYDDKEVLKNLSVDFPDGKTTVILGPSGSGKSTLLRSLDLLVRPESGTLSFSDLTLDYAEPLTKKKSFEVRKKTSMVFQNWNLFPNLTVLQNITTAPETVLKASKKETEDHARKLLSQVGLTEYADRYPSQLSGGQQQRISICRALAMNPEYVLLDEPTSALDPELETQVLLILEELSKLKQSMIIVTHNMQFARSVADKIVFVENGDILFDGTPDDFFNHPTTRIKDFLSGITFDDSKIMK; encoded by the coding sequence ATATTGTTAAAAAATATGATGACAAGGAAGTTTTGAAAAACTTGTCCGTTGACTTCCCTGATGGCAAAACAACAGTTATTCTAGGACCTTCCGGTTCTGGTAAATCGACATTGTTACGTTCACTTGATCTTCTAGTTAGACCTGAAAGCGGCACACTTAGCTTCTCAGATTTAACATTAGATTATGCCGAGCCACTTACTAAAAAGAAGAGTTTCGAAGTTCGTAAAAAGACTAGTATGGTTTTTCAAAACTGGAACCTCTTCCCTAACTTGACCGTTCTTCAAAACATCACTACTGCACCAGAAACTGTTCTGAAAGCATCTAAGAAAGAAACTGAAGACCATGCTCGGAAGTTACTTTCACAAGTTGGTTTAACAGAATATGCCGACCGTTACCCTAGTCAGTTATCTGGTGGTCAACAACAACGTATTTCAATCTGTCGGGCTTTAGCAATGAATCCTGAATACGTCTTGTTGGACGAACCAACCAGTGCCCTTGATCCTGAGCTAGAAACTCAAGTCTTGTTGATTTTGGAAGAACTCAGCAAGTTGAAGCAATCAATGATTATCGTGACACATAACATGCAATTTGCTCGTTCCGTGGCCGATAAAATCGTCTTCGTTGAGAATGGCGACATCCTCTTCGATGGCACACCAGATGATTTCTTCAATCATCCTACAACTAGAATTAAGGACTTCTTGTCTGGCATTACATTTGATGATAGTAAAATAATGAAGTAA